The DNA segment TGCCGCTGGCGGGGCGGTACACGCTGACGCCGGTCACGTCGCCGGGCAGCAGATCGGGGGTGAACTGCACGCGGGTGAAGGTCAGGCCCAGGCTGATCGCCAGCGCGCGGGCCAGCATGGTCTTGCCGGTGCCTGGGGCGTCTTCCAGCAGCACATGGCCCCCAGCCAGCACCCCGGCCAGGGCCAGCCCGGACACACCCTCCTTGCCCACCAGCACGCGGGCGATGTTGTCCAGAATGCTGCGGGCAAAGGGCTGCGTGGTGGGTGAAGGAGACAGGGATGAATCGGTCATGGATTTTCCTTTGTTGGCAGGGAGTCGGGAGCGTCTTCGGATGGATCAGAGTCTTCGGATGGATCGTGGGGGGGCGGCAGATCGGGCAGCATCCCGGCCAGTTCCTGCGCTGCCGCCTCGGCCTGGGCAGCGTCCTCGTCGGTCACGCGCCCGCCGTAGCGCACCGGGCCATACGCGCGGGTCAGGGTGTCCAGCGGGCCAGTCAAGACGGGATCAAAGCCCGACAGCCGCGCCGCGTAGCCTACCGGGGTTTCGGCGGCCAGCCTGCCGCGCCCGTGCTGCCGTAGCATTTCCTCGGCCTGTCTGTAGGCGAGGCGGACACGGTGCAGGGCGGGCTGGGCGGGGGCGGCAGCCTCACCCTTCAGCCCCGGCAAGACCTTCCCGTCCCCCTCTTTCTCCCCGGCCTGCGTGAAGTTCAGCCAGAGCAGGGCTGCGGCCAGCGCAAACAGCATCACCAGACTGAGCCACAGCAGCGCCCGCATAAAGCCGCTGATGTCGATCTGCCGCCACCCGGTGATGTTGCTGAGCAGTTGCCCCAGTGCGTTGCCCGCGCCGGGACCCATCGTTTGCGCTGCCCCTGCTGCGCCGCCCCCACCTCCGCCGGACAGCAACACGCCTGCCGCCAGCCACAGCGCCCCGGTCAGCAGTAACCCCGCCACCATCAGGATCTCGATCAGGCGGGCTTTACGTCCCTCCTCCCGGCGGAGTCTGAACAGCAGCCCGCCACCTGCCACCAGCAACAGCAGCCCGCCCAGCAGGATGGCATCTACAGGCAGAAAAACGTTATCGATGGTGAATTGGAACGGCAATTCCAGGCCGGGCGAGGTGGGGGCAGACGGCGTCTGGCCCAGGTCCGGGGGTGGCGGTTGGTTGGGGGGCGGCGCGGTCTGCACGTTAGCCGCAGGAGGCGACGGCTCTCCCAGCGCCGCCCAGTTCACGGCCTGACGCGGCAACAACACGCTGAAGACCAGCAGGGCTGCCAGCGCCGCGCCCACCACCCACCACACGCGGGGTGTCGGTTGCTCGGGACGCCGTCCCATCCGTTCGTCACGGCCCGGAATCGCCAGCAGTCCCCCGGCCAGCGCCAGCAGCAGCCCCGGCTGTGGGGCCAGCAGCCCGATCAGCAGCGGCACAAACAGCGCCCCACGACTGCGCCGCAAGCCGTCGGTGATGCGGTTGGCGGACCAGTTCAGGGCAATCACCACAAAAAACAGGGCCAGATAGTGCAGGGCCAGACCCACCAGCGCCGTCCGGCCCTGCGCCAGCGCTGCCGGGGCCAGGGCCACCGCCGCGCCGCCCACGATCAGCAGACTCAGCAGCAGGCGGCCTTCCTCCCAGCGCGGCCAGCGCACGGCCAGGCCGAACAGCACGCACAGCAGCGCGGTGGCCCACCACGGCAGCCAGCCCGCCGCCGCCAGCGGAAACAGCGCCAGCCCGTAAGCCCGCCAGGACACCCGCGCCGGGGCGTCCAGCCAGGGTTCCTCACGCGGCGCGGCGGTCAGGAGGATTCCTCGAACTTCATCTCGACTGGCTTCATCTCAACTGGAGAATACGCGCTTGGGTGGGGAAAGTTGCCGTCTGTGAGGTCGTCTTCCTGTAGAACCTGGCTTCGCCGCGTGGAGGAGCTGCTCCCACGAAAACCCCTCTCCTGCGGAGCTGTACCAGCCAGTCTGCTTCGCAGCCAGCTCTCCTCAAAAGGGAGCCAAGAGGCGAAAAAGACTGTGCAGAACAGCAATTTCCTTACCTCCCTTCCAAGAGGAGGTACACCGAAGGGGCGGAGGGGTTTTCGTGGGAGCCAACCTTCACGTCACCGGAAATACCTTCTCCTCCTCGGCATCAAAAAAACCGCCCCCAACTTTCGTCGGGGGCGGCGCAGAACAACAATCTGGTCAGTCCAGAAAGTCGCGCAGTTTGCGGGTGCGGCTCTCGTGGTACTTGAGCTTGCGTAGCGCCTTGTTCTCGATCTGGCGGATGCGTTCGCGGGTGACGCTGAAGCGTTGGCCGACTTCTTCCAGAGTATGTTCGCGGCCATCGACGAGGCCCTTGCGGAACTTCAGGACCATCGCCTCGCGCTCGGTCAGCTTAGACAGCGCCTTTTCCAGCTCTTCGGAGAGCAGGGTCTTGGCTGCGTTGTCCACCGGAGAATCCAGATTGTCGTCGGGAATGAAGTCGCCGTAGAAGCTGTCCTTCTCGTCACCGATGGGGGTTTCCAGGCTGACGGGTTCCTGGCTGACCTTCTGGACCTCTTCCACCTTGTTGGCGTCCCAGCCCGGTCCCATCGCCTCGGCGATTTCCTCGTGGGTCGCCTCGCGAGAGAGTTCCTGCTGGAGCTGCCGCGCCGTGCGGGTCAGCTTGTTGATGGTTTCCACCATATGCACCGGAATGCGGATGGTGCGCGCCTGATCGGCGATGGCGCGGTTGATGGCCTGCCTGATCCACCACGTCGCGTAGGTGGAGAACTTGTAGCGGCGGCGGTACTCGAACTTCTCCACCGCGCGGATCAATCCCTGGTTGCCCTCCTGGATCAGATCGAGGAAGCCCAGACCACGCCCGGTGTATTTCTTGGCGATGCTGACCACCAAGCGCAGGTTGGCCTCGATCAATCCCTGGCGTGCTGCCGCGCCGTCTTCCACCTGACGCATCTGGCGGCGGCGGGCGCGGTCTTCCATCTCCAGCTCTTCTTCCAGAATCTTGCGAGCTTCCTCGCCTTCCTCAATGCGGCGGGCCAGCGCGATTTCCTCTTCGAGGGTCAGCAGCGGCACCCGCCCGATCTCGTGCAGGTACTGGCGCACCGGGTCATTGCTGACGGCGCGCGGCATGTCGTCGAAGTACTTTTCCTCGTCGTCGGGCTGGTTGGTGGCGCGGGCAGCGGCGGGGCCGTCCTCGGTTTCCTCGTCCTCAGACTCTTCCTCGTCATCCTCGTCGGCGTCCTGAACCTCAATGTTCTGGGCGGCGATGTAGAGCTGCAAATCCTCGAAGGCGTCGGCGTTCTCTGGGTTTTCCGGGTCCAAACCGTTGGCTTCCAGGGCGGTGGCCAGGGCCGTGACGATGTCCTCGGAGGCCAGCACGCCTGCCACCTTGCCGTTCTTGAGCAGTTCCTGAATGCCGGGGTGCGCGTAGTACGGCTTGTCGGCCACGGCGGCTTTGGGTGCGGCAGGTGCCTTGCCTGCGGCTTTGCCGGAGGGGGCCTTGACCGCAGCCATCTTCTTATCGGCCTTGGCAGGCGCTTCAGCAGTGGCTTCGGCAGCCGTGGCCGTTTTCTTGGGCGCGGCTTTTTTGGCTGGGGCCTTGGCTTTGGGTTCAGCGGCGTCTGCTTCGGTAACAGCTTTCTTCGCGGCTGGCTTCTTGGCGGCAGCCTTCACCGGCGCGTCGCCGTCGGTCTTGGCGGTTGCTGCTTTCTTGGCCGCAGGCTTCTTCACGGGGGCGGAATTGGCTGATGCTTCTTCGGCGGCAACAGCTTTGGCGACGGCGGGTTTGGCCCCGCCCACACGGGTGCGCGGCTTCTTTTCAGCGGCCTGGGGAGCCGCTTCGGGGATGTCAGTTGCTTGTTCGGGTGATGCTTTGGTGGACTCTGCCATGCGGCCTCCTGTGGCAAAAAATGGATCAATCGGGGGAAGGCGGAACTCAGGTCTCAAACCCGGAGACTGGATGCCGAAACGCGCCAGTCTAGCAAACGCATTCGCGGGCCAGCGCCCACCTGAAGGCAGTCGTAAATTTTACCACGCCCCCGGTGAGTCTGCCAGCACGCCTATCAACACTTCCATTACGTGTCAAACAGGGAAAAGGTTCCCGGTCAGGTCAGCCGCGCGTGACCGTCAGCACCTTGAATCCGCCTGCCCGCGCCAGTTCCCGCGCCGGGCCGATTTCACGCAGCGGCGTTTCGTAGGGCAGAGGTTCGTTGGCCACCAGATACAGCGTGCCGCCGGGCTTCAAGCGGCGTGAGGCCGTGGCCAGAAACTCCAGCGCCACGTCCAGCACCACACCGCGCCCCACATGAAAGGGCGGATTGGTCAGGATGATGTCGAAGGTGCGCTCGCCCAGGGCCGCGTCCACGTCCGAGTGAATGACCTCGCCTGCCAATCCGTTTGCTTCCAGCGTCAGGCGCGAGCTGCGGACGCTCTGCAAGTCGCCGTCCACCAGGGTCACATTCGCCCCGCGCCGGGCCGCCCACGCACCGATCAGGCCCGCGCCGCAGCCCAGATCGAGAACGTGCTGGCCGGACAGGTCCAGTTCTCCCAGCGTCTCCAGCAGCAAAGAAGTTGCCTTATCCGCCTTGCCCG comes from the Deinococcus sp. AJ005 genome and includes:
- a CDS encoding DUF4129 domain-containing protein; translation: MSWRAYGLALFPLAAAGWLPWWATALLCVLFGLAVRWPRWEEGRLLLSLLIVGGAAVALAPAALAQGRTALVGLALHYLALFFVVIALNWSANRITDGLRRSRGALFVPLLIGLLAPQPGLLLALAGGLLAIPGRDERMGRRPEQPTPRVWWVVGAALAALLVFSVLLPRQAVNWAALGEPSPPAANVQTAPPPNQPPPPDLGQTPSAPTSPGLELPFQFTIDNVFLPVDAILLGGLLLLVAGGGLLFRLRREEGRKARLIEILMVAGLLLTGALWLAAGVLLSGGGGGGAAGAAQTMGPGAGNALGQLLSNITGWRQIDISGFMRALLWLSLVMLFALAAALLWLNFTQAGEKEGDGKVLPGLKGEAAAPAQPALHRVRLAYRQAEEMLRQHGRGRLAAETPVGYAARLSGFDPVLTGPLDTLTRAYGPVRYGGRVTDEDAAQAEAAAQELAGMLPDLPPPHDPSEDSDPSEDAPDSLPTKENP
- the rpoD gene encoding RNA polymerase sigma factor RpoD — its product is MAESTKASPEQATDIPEAAPQAAEKKPRTRVGGAKPAVAKAVAAEEASANSAPVKKPAAKKAATAKTDGDAPVKAAAKKPAAKKAVTEADAAEPKAKAPAKKAAPKKTATAAEATAEAPAKADKKMAAVKAPSGKAAGKAPAAPKAAVADKPYYAHPGIQELLKNGKVAGVLASEDIVTALATALEANGLDPENPENADAFEDLQLYIAAQNIEVQDADEDDEEESEDEETEDGPAAARATNQPDDEEKYFDDMPRAVSNDPVRQYLHEIGRVPLLTLEEEIALARRIEEGEEARKILEEELEMEDRARRRQMRQVEDGAAARQGLIEANLRLVVSIAKKYTGRGLGFLDLIQEGNQGLIRAVEKFEYRRRYKFSTYATWWIRQAINRAIADQARTIRIPVHMVETINKLTRTARQLQQELSREATHEEIAEAMGPGWDANKVEEVQKVSQEPVSLETPIGDEKDSFYGDFIPDDNLDSPVDNAAKTLLSEELEKALSKLTEREAMVLKFRKGLVDGREHTLEEVGQRFSVTRERIRQIENKALRKLKYHESRTRKLRDFLD